Proteins found in one Aneurinibacillus uraniidurans genomic segment:
- a CDS encoding TetR/AcrR family transcriptional regulator produces MPKFTEAEKAQIHQCLLTKGKELFSKYGLAKTSIDDIVLACGIAKGSFYKFFSSKEELYYVILRHEEKIREQVLGELLREDLSPKELLTSFFKKSLQLVDENPFLQLMFQEGEYERIVRKLPPHLRQETAQEDVEKGMQAVVMLMQRGVLREEDPNVIVGVIKAIMMIRLHKEKIGADIFPDVMNQVIEHVVAGLAVER; encoded by the coding sequence ATGCCTAAATTCACCGAAGCAGAGAAAGCACAAATCCACCAGTGCTTATTAACCAAGGGAAAAGAACTGTTCAGTAAGTACGGGCTTGCAAAAACAAGCATTGATGACATTGTCCTCGCCTGCGGAATTGCAAAAGGATCATTTTATAAGTTTTTTTCGTCAAAAGAAGAATTGTATTATGTAATTTTGCGGCACGAAGAGAAAATCAGAGAGCAAGTGCTAGGAGAACTTCTCCGAGAGGATCTTTCCCCGAAAGAACTGCTTACCTCTTTTTTCAAAAAATCACTTCAGCTAGTCGATGAAAATCCATTCCTGCAGCTTATGTTTCAGGAAGGTGAATATGAACGCATTGTCCGGAAACTCCCTCCTCATCTGAGACAGGAGACCGCTCAAGAAGATGTTGAAAAAGGAATGCAGGCGGTTGTCATGCTTATGCAGCGCGGTGTTCTGCGCGAAGAGGACCCGAATGTGATCGTTGGTGTGATTAAGGCAATTATGATGATACGGCTGCATAAAGAAAAGATTGGCGCAGATATATTTCCAGATGTTATGAATCAAGTCATTGAGCATGTAGTTGCAGGGTTAGCGGTAGAAAGATAA
- a CDS encoding class I adenylate-forming enzyme family protein — protein sequence MLTFGTIMKQNTQKYSAKPAVIFRNQTLTYHELNTRANKIANAFLERGYTKGDKVAVMMKNHAAYVELITGLSKIGVVIVPINYRLVGLEIDYIIRNSDSRGCIVSAEYAETIESILPQLPQLDTFLIVDGSSTDTMTEYEAFVASGQEHEPEADVEEKDTFYIGYTSGTTGKPKGVVISHRSRLLTGMTAAYEYKIDEADIHLVAGPIYHAAPWIFLVMQLLVGGTLVIHEAFDAEQVLADIERYRITNTFLAPTMYNFLLHADKDIQDKYDISSMRVLISAGSPLPTQTKLEILDFFNGADLHEFYGSTESAITLNIKPGDIRRKERCVGHPFPFVECLILDEDKEPVAQGEVGELYFKAPYLLDGYYKNPEADATSFFNGFFTVGDMAIQDEEGFYYIVDRKKDMLISGGVNIYPREIEEVLYAHPQILEVAVIGVPDPVWGESVKAIVVARKGESLTAEEVIHYCEGKLAGYKKPKSVDFVDELPRNPSGKILKTVLRDVYWENQNVKI from the coding sequence ATGCTGACATTCGGTACGATCATGAAACAAAACACGCAAAAATACAGTGCTAAGCCTGCTGTTATCTTTCGAAATCAAACGCTTACTTATCATGAATTGAATACTCGCGCTAACAAGATTGCAAACGCTTTCTTGGAGCGTGGCTATACAAAAGGTGACAAAGTAGCCGTTATGATGAAAAATCATGCTGCTTACGTTGAACTTATTACCGGTCTGTCAAAAATCGGTGTCGTGATTGTTCCGATTAACTATCGCCTGGTTGGACTGGAAATTGACTATATTATACGAAATTCGGACAGTCGGGGATGTATCGTTTCAGCCGAATATGCGGAAACAATAGAAAGCATTCTGCCACAGCTTCCACAGTTGGACACGTTTCTCATCGTCGATGGTTCGTCTACTGACACAATGACAGAGTATGAAGCATTTGTCGCATCAGGTCAGGAACATGAGCCGGAAGCAGACGTAGAGGAAAAAGACACATTCTACATTGGTTATACATCCGGTACAACAGGCAAGCCAAAAGGGGTTGTCATCTCGCACCGTTCCCGCTTGCTTACCGGAATGACAGCTGCTTATGAATACAAAATTGACGAAGCTGACATTCATCTCGTAGCTGGGCCAATTTACCATGCAGCACCGTGGATTTTCCTTGTCATGCAGCTGCTTGTAGGCGGTACGCTCGTGATTCATGAAGCATTTGATGCCGAGCAGGTGCTTGCTGATATTGAACGCTATCGCATCACCAACACATTCCTGGCTCCTACGATGTATAACTTTCTGCTTCACGCAGATAAGGACATACAGGATAAATATGATATTTCCTCCATGCGTGTGCTTATCTCGGCTGGTTCGCCGCTTCCAACACAGACGAAGCTGGAGATTCTCGACTTTTTCAACGGGGCTGACCTGCATGAGTTTTATGGTTCGACGGAAAGTGCCATTACGCTTAACATTAAGCCCGGGGATATCCGTCGGAAAGAACGCTGCGTAGGGCATCCGTTCCCGTTTGTGGAATGCTTGATTTTAGACGAGGATAAAGAGCCTGTCGCGCAGGGTGAGGTAGGGGAGCTGTATTTCAAGGCTCCGTACTTATTAGATGGTTACTACAAAAATCCAGAAGCGGATGCGACTTCGTTCTTTAACGGCTTTTTCACCGTAGGAGATATGGCCATTCAGGATGAAGAAGGATTTTATTACATCGTTGATCGCAAAAAAGATATGCTGATCAGCGGCGGTGTTAACATTTATCCGCGTGAAATCGAGGAGGTACTATACGCTCATCCGCAAATTCTCGAGGTTGCCGTAATTGGTGTGCCAGATCCGGTCTGGGGAGAATCTGTAAAAGCTATCGTTGTGGCGCGAAAAGGAGAGTCTCTTACTGCTGAAGAAGTCATTCACTATTGTGAAGGGAAGTTAGCCGGATATAAAAAACCGAAATCGGTAGACTTTGTAGACGAACTTCCGCGCAATCCTTCCGGTAAAATTCTCAAAACAGTACTGCGCGACGTCTACTGGGAAAATCAAAACGTAAAAATCTAA
- a CDS encoding YitT family protein — MEYAQVEKRTHKKLSKWNLLKRALFIFLGAALVSVGLEIFLVPNNIIDGGIVGISIILSHLTNVQLGVFLFVLNLPFLFMGYKQIGKTFALSTLFGIVIMSIGTSILHPVPELTEDPLLAAVFGGIILGIGVGMVIRFGGSLDGTEIVAVVFNKRLPLSVGETVMFFNIFILGSAGFVFGWERAMYSLIAYYIAFKMIDVTIQGLDESRAVWIISEMHREIGDALLARLGRGVTYLNGEGAYTGERKQVIFCVITRLEEAKLKSIIEDTDPHAFLAVGAINDVRGGNFKKKNIH, encoded by the coding sequence ATGGAATACGCACAAGTAGAAAAAAGGACTCATAAAAAACTTAGTAAATGGAATTTGCTCAAGCGGGCGCTGTTTATTTTTCTCGGAGCCGCACTCGTGTCGGTTGGACTAGAGATTTTTCTTGTCCCGAACAATATCATTGACGGAGGCATTGTCGGGATTTCGATCATTTTGTCTCATCTTACCAACGTGCAGTTGGGCGTGTTCTTATTTGTATTGAACTTGCCATTCTTGTTTATGGGATATAAGCAAATCGGAAAAACGTTTGCGCTGTCGACGTTGTTCGGAATTGTCATTATGTCAATTGGCACCAGCATTCTCCACCCGGTACCGGAACTAACAGAGGACCCTCTGCTGGCTGCGGTGTTTGGTGGGATTATTCTTGGAATTGGCGTGGGAATGGTGATTCGTTTCGGGGGCTCACTTGATGGAACCGAGATTGTTGCCGTTGTGTTTAATAAACGGCTTCCGCTATCAGTTGGTGAAACGGTCATGTTTTTTAATATTTTCATTCTCGGAAGCGCTGGCTTTGTGTTCGGCTGGGAACGGGCCATGTATTCCCTTATCGCCTACTATATCGCGTTTAAAATGATTGATGTTACCATCCAGGGTCTGGATGAATCGCGTGCGGTATGGATTATTAGTGAAATGCATAGAGAGATCGGGGACGCGCTTCTCGCACGTCTCGGGCGTGGTGTTACGTATTTGAACGGGGAAGGCGCCTATACAGGAGAGCGTAAACAAGTGATTTTTTGTGTAATTACAAGGCTGGAGGAAGCGAAACTGAAATCCATTATTGAAGACACGGATCCACATGCATTCCTTGCAGTAGGTGCGATTAACGATGTACGAGGGGGGAACTTTAAAAAGAAAAATATTCACTAA
- a CDS encoding histidine phosphatase family protein encodes MKIGLVRHFKVTKGFPEKMWLTKQELVQWFKEYDEAEIEEGEVNLSDVEWTACFSSDMPRAAQTATKIYAGPIAVTSQLREIPLPDFKSNVKLPFLVWAILIRMSQLINPKTKKDIAEAKKRIRIVLDEAMQEGDGNVLIVSHAALMMYMRKELMKRGFIGESFKTPENGKLYVFEK; translated from the coding sequence ATGAAAATCGGCCTGGTACGACATTTTAAAGTAACAAAAGGATTTCCGGAAAAAATGTGGCTAACAAAACAAGAGCTTGTTCAATGGTTCAAAGAATATGACGAAGCGGAGATCGAAGAAGGGGAAGTGAATCTGAGTGATGTTGAATGGACGGCCTGTTTTTCCAGTGATATGCCGAGAGCGGCGCAAACAGCGACAAAAATTTATGCTGGCCCGATCGCTGTCACCAGTCAGCTGCGTGAAATTCCGCTGCCTGATTTCAAGTCGAATGTGAAGCTTCCCTTTCTTGTCTGGGCGATTCTAATACGCATGTCGCAGCTCATCAATCCGAAAACAAAAAAAGACATTGCAGAGGCTAAAAAGCGAATCCGAATTGTTCTTGACGAGGCCATGCAAGAAGGGGACGGAAATGTTCTGATCGTCAGCCATGCGGCACTTATGATGTATATGAGGAAAGAGCTTATGAAGCGAGGATTTATAGGAGAGTCCTTTAAAACCCCTGAAAACGGCAAACTATATGTATTCGAAAAATAA
- a CDS encoding C40 family peptidase has translation MKRQIALGLILSIAFASPVAAAPYTVGKSDTLYSISKRFGVSVAALKQKNSLQTDAIKAGQVLEIPNRTVATSRSASKEPTTSYVAVGKTSVSSVTSSSSDTKTTIKVATAQPTIKEEAKKPAHPTEISGVIEPLLGTPYKWGGTTTDGFDCSGFTSYVFAEMGVQLPRTSQAQFTTGEAVDADAPLEPGDLLFFDADKKGTITHVGIYVGDNKMAHAATKSVRVDDLDWYLKNYTYYGAKRVF, from the coding sequence ATGAAAAGACAAATAGCACTAGGACTTATTTTATCGATAGCATTCGCATCTCCCGTTGCGGCAGCTCCTTATACCGTTGGAAAAAGCGATACATTATATAGCATAAGTAAGCGCTTCGGTGTATCAGTTGCGGCATTAAAGCAGAAAAATAGCCTGCAGACAGATGCGATTAAAGCTGGACAAGTACTAGAGATTCCTAATAGAACGGTCGCTACAAGTCGAAGCGCCAGCAAGGAACCTACAACTAGTTATGTAGCAGTGGGCAAAACGAGCGTTAGTTCTGTTACGTCAAGCAGCTCGGACACAAAAACAACAATTAAGGTAGCAACTGCACAGCCAACAATAAAAGAAGAAGCGAAAAAACCAGCACATCCTACCGAAATAAGTGGGGTTATTGAACCGTTGCTCGGCACCCCGTACAAGTGGGGTGGCACGACGACAGACGGATTTGATTGCAGCGGGTTCACTTCCTATGTATTCGCAGAGATGGGGGTACAGCTTCCGCGTACATCGCAGGCTCAATTTACCACAGGAGAGGCTGTGGATGCAGACGCACCGCTTGAGCCGGGAGACTTACTGTTTTTTGATGCTGATAAGAAGGGCACTATTACACATGTGGGCATTTATGTTGGAGATAACAAGATGGCGCATGCAGCTACCAAAAGCGTTCGGGTCGACGACTTAGACTGGTATTTAAAAAATTATACGTATTATGGTGCAAAACGGGTTTTTTAA
- a CDS encoding DUF3656 domain-containing U32 family peptidase has product MKAAVVNGADAIFFGVEKFNARARADNFRVDDLPEIMAYLHTYGVKGYLTFNILVFENELKDARELVDACMNAGVDAVIVQDFGLVKAIREMSPDFPIHGSTQMTITSPEAVEFASQYGMEIVVLGRENNLKQIRTIAGKTNTPLEVFVHGALCVSYSGQCLTSEMWGGRSANRGECAQACRLPYDLMVDGEQKEMGNVAYLLSPKDLAAIDLIPDLIEAGVSSFKIEGRMKTPEYVANVVSKYRRAIDAYFEGKDYTPSDREVRELQQSFSRGFTHGFLEGTNNKKLVDGTFPKSRGVYLGTVKKVLKDAVLCDLEAPLKRGDGIVFDAGHPQEKEEGGRVYDLRRNGRKVEGEVEQGRIEIVPGRNDVKLRRVQVGDKIWKTNDPELDRRLRKTFETDQPYRLFPLTVSVRGQEGTPLTAEWIDENTGNRVTVTSEMNLEKAMKRPLSQDYLAEQWGRLGGTIYELHALDMELAGEVIVPVKELNRMRRDAVEQLMEQRQKPRVYARKEASVQQAVAQTNAAQHDPELVALCRTVEQVRAAAAADVEYVYADFEFTRDYPEAVQIAHDHGKRIALSTPRIHMPGENGVLNSIVKAGPDAILVRNLGALSYYRQAGVELPLFGDFSLNVANHKAVEVFAENGLTWITPSYDLNIQQMVDMLAVADTSQMELVIHQHLPMFHTEHCVYCTFLSEGTDYTNCGRPCESHRVSLQDRIGMSHPVRVDVGCRNTVYNAIEQSGAEYLPNFLELGVRRYRVEFLEEDADQVQHVLCLYREALSGKRSGTSVWRELKATNQLGVTRGQLIK; this is encoded by the coding sequence ATGAAGGCTGCCGTAGTGAATGGCGCCGATGCGATATTTTTTGGAGTGGAAAAATTTAATGCCCGGGCTCGGGCTGATAATTTTCGGGTGGATGATTTGCCGGAGATTATGGCTTATTTGCACACGTATGGTGTAAAAGGCTATTTGACGTTTAATATTTTAGTGTTTGAGAACGAGCTGAAAGACGCACGTGAACTCGTCGATGCCTGTATGAATGCAGGGGTAGATGCAGTAATTGTGCAGGACTTCGGTCTTGTCAAAGCAATTCGGGAGATGTCACCGGACTTCCCGATTCACGGTTCTACTCAGATGACGATTACATCACCGGAGGCGGTTGAGTTCGCGTCACAGTACGGCATGGAGATTGTTGTGCTTGGACGCGAGAACAATTTGAAGCAAATCCGCACCATTGCTGGAAAAACTAACACGCCGCTTGAAGTGTTCGTACACGGAGCGCTCTGTGTATCCTACTCTGGCCAGTGCCTAACATCCGAGATGTGGGGCGGACGGTCTGCGAACCGAGGAGAATGTGCGCAGGCATGTCGCCTGCCGTATGATCTGATGGTTGATGGCGAACAAAAAGAGATGGGTAATGTTGCTTATTTGCTGTCACCGAAGGATTTGGCGGCGATTGACCTGATTCCAGACTTAATTGAAGCGGGCGTCAGCTCCTTTAAAATTGAAGGTCGGATGAAAACACCGGAATACGTAGCGAACGTGGTGAGCAAATATCGCCGCGCCATCGATGCGTACTTTGAAGGGAAAGACTACACGCCGTCTGATCGCGAAGTGCGGGAATTGCAGCAAAGCTTCAGCCGCGGCTTTACGCATGGATTCCTCGAAGGAACCAACAATAAAAAGCTCGTCGATGGTACATTTCCAAAAAGCCGGGGTGTGTATCTCGGAACGGTTAAAAAAGTGTTGAAAGATGCTGTGCTTTGCGACCTGGAAGCACCGCTAAAGCGCGGGGACGGCATCGTGTTCGATGCGGGCCACCCGCAGGAGAAAGAAGAAGGTGGGCGCGTATACGATCTGCGTAGAAACGGGCGCAAGGTCGAGGGTGAAGTCGAACAAGGCCGAATTGAGATTGTACCGGGTCGGAATGATGTGAAGCTGCGCCGTGTACAGGTAGGGGACAAGATCTGGAAAACGAACGATCCAGAGCTTGATCGCCGTCTGCGGAAAACGTTTGAAACGGACCAACCGTATCGTCTGTTCCCGCTGACCGTAAGTGTACGTGGACAAGAAGGAACACCACTTACGGCTGAGTGGATCGATGAAAATACCGGAAACCGCGTAACTGTTACTTCTGAGATGAACCTGGAAAAAGCGATGAAGCGTCCGCTTAGTCAGGATTATCTAGCAGAGCAGTGGGGTCGACTTGGCGGGACGATCTATGAATTGCACGCGCTTGATATGGAGCTTGCAGGTGAGGTAATTGTTCCGGTTAAAGAGTTGAATCGCATGCGTCGGGATGCGGTGGAGCAGTTGATGGAGCAGCGCCAGAAGCCGCGTGTGTATGCACGTAAAGAAGCGAGTGTGCAGCAAGCAGTTGCACAGACAAACGCAGCACAACATGATCCGGAACTCGTTGCGCTTTGTCGCACAGTGGAGCAGGTGCGAGCGGCAGCTGCAGCAGATGTGGAGTATGTATATGCTGATTTTGAATTTACGCGGGACTATCCAGAAGCTGTGCAGATTGCCCATGATCACGGCAAACGCATTGCGCTCTCGACGCCGCGCATTCATATGCCAGGTGAGAACGGTGTGCTAAATAGCATCGTAAAAGCAGGGCCAGATGCGATTTTAGTGCGCAATCTAGGAGCGCTCTCATATTATCGTCAAGCAGGGGTCGAACTGCCGCTGTTTGGTGATTTCTCATTAAATGTGGCCAATCATAAGGCGGTAGAAGTGTTTGCTGAGAACGGACTGACTTGGATTACCCCTTCGTATGACTTAAATATTCAGCAGATGGTCGATATGCTAGCGGTAGCAGATACAAGTCAAATGGAGCTTGTGATTCATCAGCATCTGCCGATGTTCCATACTGAGCACTGCGTATATTGTACTTTCTTAAGTGAAGGAACTGACTATACGAACTGCGGACGTCCATGTGAAAGCCACCGTGTATCGCTGCAGGATCGAATTGGGATGTCGCATCCAGTTCGTGTCGATGTAGGCTGTCGTAACACGGTATACAATGCGATTGAACAGTCAGGGGCTGAATATTTGCCAAACTTCCTCGAACTTGGAGTTCGCCGTTATCGGGTAGAATTCCTGGAGGAAGATGCAGATCAGGTACAGCACGTTTTATGCTTGTATCGGGAAGCACTGAGCGGGAAACGGAGCGGTACGAGCGTATGGCGCGAGCTAAAGGCGACGAATCAGCTTGGTGTCACACGCGGACAGCTTATCAAATAG
- the serC gene encoding 3-phosphoserine/phosphohydroxythreonine transaminase gives MLTKAQRAYNFNAGPSALPLEVLEKAQKELVDFQGTGMSVMELSHRSPAYENVHNQAIANLKELMNIPDNYQVLFLQGGASTQFAMVPMNFLPADQKAAYVLTGAWSEKANKEAKMFGDTYVPFTSKETNHNRIPKLDELTFEDNTAYVHITSNNTIFGTEWFEFPDTGDIPLIADMSSDIMSHPVDVSKFAMIYAGAQKNLGPSGVTVAIVRDDLLARANTENVPTMLRYDTHVKNNSLYNTPPTFGIYMLGLVLEWAKEQGGLEVITKRNQEKAALIYDVIDASNGFYRGHAEKDSRSLMNITFRVGDEELEKQFLAEAKAAGFVGLNGHRSVGGCRASTYNAVPYEACKALSEFMVEFQKKNS, from the coding sequence ATGTTAACAAAGGCACAGCGCGCGTACAACTTTAACGCAGGTCCATCTGCACTGCCGCTTGAAGTTCTGGAAAAAGCTCAAAAAGAATTGGTGGATTTCCAGGGCACAGGTATGTCCGTTATGGAGCTGAGCCATCGCAGCCCGGCGTATGAGAATGTGCACAACCAGGCGATTGCCAACCTGAAAGAACTGATGAACATTCCAGATAACTATCAGGTACTATTCCTACAGGGTGGTGCGAGCACACAGTTTGCTATGGTGCCGATGAACTTTCTTCCGGCAGACCAGAAGGCAGCGTATGTGCTGACAGGCGCATGGTCTGAGAAAGCGAACAAAGAAGCGAAAATGTTCGGCGATACATATGTGCCGTTCACATCCAAAGAGACAAATCATAATCGCATTCCAAAACTGGATGAGCTGACATTTGAAGACAATACGGCGTATGTTCACATCACGTCAAACAATACAATCTTTGGTACTGAATGGTTTGAATTCCCGGATACAGGTGATATTCCGCTTATTGCAGATATGTCAAGCGATATTATGTCGCATCCGGTTGATGTAAGCAAGTTCGCGATGATTTATGCGGGCGCACAGAAAAACCTTGGTCCATCTGGCGTAACGGTTGCTATCGTTCGTGACGATCTACTCGCACGTGCGAACACAGAGAACGTGCCAACAATGCTGCGCTATGATACGCACGTGAAGAACAATTCCCTGTATAACACACCGCCGACATTTGGCATTTATATGCTTGGCCTCGTACTGGAATGGGCAAAAGAGCAGGGCGGACTCGAAGTGATTACGAAGCGCAATCAAGAGAAAGCAGCTCTTATCTATGATGTAATCGACGCAAGCAATGGCTTCTACCGTGGTCATGCGGAAAAAGACAGCCGTTCCCTGATGAACATTACGTTCCGCGTTGGTGATGAAGAATTGGAGAAACAGTTCCTTGCTGAAGCAAAAGCAGCAGGCTTCGTTGGTCTGAATGGTCACCGTTCTGTTGGCGGATGCCGTGCATCCACATACAACGCTGTACCGTATGAAGCATGTAAAGCGCTGAGCGAATTCATGGTTGAGTTCCAGAAGAAAAACAGCTAA
- the fumC gene encoding class II fumarate hydratase, translating to MEFRIEKDTLGEIKVPADKLWGAQTQRSSQNFKIGTERMPLELIRAFAILKKSAAQTNQKLGKLAADKAEVIMKAADEIVEGKWDEHFPLVVWQTGSGTQSNMNVNEVIAHRANQLLEQSGSSQRIHPNDDVNKSQSSNDTFPTAMHIAGVVAIEDHVLPALVKLKDVLHKKSEEFTDIIKIGRTHLQDATPLTLGQEVSGWYAMLAKSEKMITESMESLRELAIGGTAVGTGINAHPKFGEMVADEISKLTNKTFLSAENKFHALTSHDAIVYVHGAFKALAADLMKIANDVRWLASGPRSGIGEITIPANEPGSSIMPGKVNPTQSEAVTMVACQIMGNDATIGFAASQGNFELNVFKPVIIYDFLQSARLLADAMVSFTDHCAVGIEPNIEVLTRNLERSLMLVTALNPHIGYENAAAIAKLAHKEGLTLKEAAIKTNLLTEEQFDQIVRPEQMIHPKE from the coding sequence ATGGAGTTCAGAATTGAAAAAGATACACTAGGAGAAATCAAGGTGCCAGCAGACAAACTCTGGGGAGCTCAGACACAGCGCAGCAGCCAGAATTTCAAAATCGGCACTGAAAGAATGCCGCTGGAGTTGATTCGTGCCTTTGCTATTCTAAAAAAAAGCGCAGCCCAAACGAATCAGAAGCTTGGGAAATTAGCAGCCGATAAGGCAGAAGTGATTATGAAAGCCGCAGATGAAATAGTGGAAGGAAAATGGGATGAACATTTTCCGCTTGTCGTCTGGCAGACAGGAAGCGGTACGCAGTCAAATATGAATGTAAATGAAGTGATCGCTCATCGTGCAAACCAGCTGCTAGAACAAAGCGGCAGCAGCCAGCGCATTCATCCGAACGATGACGTAAATAAATCACAAAGCTCAAACGATACGTTTCCTACTGCCATGCACATCGCTGGAGTAGTCGCGATCGAAGACCACGTATTGCCTGCCTTAGTCAAATTAAAAGACGTGCTTCATAAAAAATCAGAAGAGTTTACAGACATTATTAAAATTGGGCGTACTCACTTACAAGATGCTACCCCGTTGACACTCGGACAGGAAGTAAGCGGCTGGTACGCTATGCTTGCGAAAAGCGAAAAGATGATTACAGAAAGTATGGAGTCCTTACGAGAGCTGGCCATTGGCGGAACTGCAGTCGGCACGGGCATTAATGCTCATCCTAAATTTGGCGAGATGGTAGCCGACGAGATTAGCAAGCTGACGAACAAAACGTTTCTGTCTGCCGAAAACAAGTTTCACGCCTTAACGAGCCATGATGCGATCGTCTATGTACATGGGGCTTTCAAAGCGCTGGCAGCCGATTTGATGAAAATCGCCAACGATGTCCGCTGGCTGGCAAGCGGGCCGCGCAGCGGAATTGGTGAAATCACCATTCCGGCGAATGAGCCGGGCAGCTCGATTATGCCGGGTAAGGTCAATCCGACGCAAAGCGAAGCGGTTACCATGGTAGCCTGCCAGATTATGGGGAACGATGCGACGATCGGATTTGCAGCCAGCCAGGGGAATTTCGAGTTGAATGTGTTCAAGCCTGTGATTATTTATGACTTCCTGCAATCTGCGAGACTGCTTGCTGATGCAATGGTGTCCTTTACCGATCATTGTGCCGTGGGCATAGAGCCAAACATTGAGGTACTAACACGTAACCTAGAAAGATCACTCATGCTTGTTACAGCGTTAAATCCTCATATCGGATACGAGAATGCAGCGGCAATCGCGAAGCTCGCGCACAAAGAAGGTTTAACACTCAAAGAAGCCGCGATCAAAACAAATTTGCTAACAGAAGAACAGTTCGATCAAATTGTGCGGCCAGAACAGATGATTCATCCAAAAGAGTGA
- a CDS encoding deoxyribonuclease IV → MKIGSHVSFSKKGLLNAVEEAIRYGSTSFMVYTGAPQNTRRKPMEEQYVDEGLALMQKHGIEEIVVHAPYIINLGSYKPDTFELAVTFLAEEIRRAEYIGVQNIVLHPGAYTDKDAEYGINRIAEGLNEVLHSGQTAKIALETMAGKGSEIGRSFEELAAIIDKVKLNDKLSICFDTCHTHDAGYDIVNDFDGVMEQFDRLIGVDRIGVFHLNDSKNFRGAGKDRHAPLGSGLIGFDAIHYIAHHEAAKNKPVILETPWIGKNKNDQSPMYEAEIALLRGTIEERFDGAFLEDVERLRSFFAQEDMDRRTFIVQNWERLQDKKAKKEDSREPLELLFDQVVEADVLPGASEEGINKRLIAWLSGIIEK, encoded by the coding sequence GTGAAAATTGGGTCTCACGTTTCGTTTTCAAAGAAAGGATTATTGAATGCGGTAGAGGAAGCAATTAGATATGGCTCCACCTCATTCATGGTATATACAGGTGCGCCACAAAATACGCGCCGCAAACCAATGGAAGAACAATATGTCGACGAAGGGCTAGCCCTGATGCAGAAGCACGGCATTGAGGAGATTGTGGTCCACGCTCCTTACATCATTAATCTCGGTTCGTACAAGCCAGATACATTCGAGCTTGCCGTTACCTTTCTCGCTGAAGAAATTCGCCGGGCCGAATACATCGGTGTTCAAAACATTGTGCTTCACCCCGGCGCTTATACCGATAAAGATGCGGAATACGGAATCAATCGCATTGCGGAAGGGCTAAACGAGGTCCTACATAGCGGCCAGACCGCAAAAATCGCGCTTGAGACGATGGCGGGAAAAGGCTCGGAAATCGGTCGCTCATTTGAGGAGCTTGCGGCAATTATCGATAAGGTAAAGCTGAATGATAAACTCTCGATCTGTTTTGATACATGCCATACGCATGATGCTGGCTATGATATTGTGAACGACTTCGATGGTGTCATGGAGCAATTTGACCGCCTGATCGGTGTTGACCGCATTGGTGTTTTCCATCTTAATGACAGCAAAAACTTCCGGGGCGCAGGTAAAGATCGGCATGCGCCGCTCGGTTCTGGCTTGATTGGGTTTGATGCGATCCACTACATTGCTCATCATGAGGCTGCCAAAAATAAGCCTGTCATTCTCGAAACACCGTGGATTGGCAAAAACAAAAACGATCAGTCCCCGATGTATGAAGCCGAAATCGCATTATTGCGCGGAACAATCGAAGAACGATTTGACGGGGCATTTCTCGAAGATGTAGAACGACTGCGCTCATTTTTTGCTCAGGAGGATATGGATCGTCGTACGTTCATCGTGCAGAACTGGGAACGCCTACAAGATAAGAAGGCGAAGAAAGAAGACTCTCGTGAGCCGCTCGAATTGTTGTTTGACCAGGTTGTTGAAGCCGACGTACTGCCAGGTGCATCTGAAGAAGGAATAAACAAACGCCTGATTGCCTGGCTTTCCGGTATCATCGAAAAATAG